The nucleotide sequence CGCATTTCACATGAACCGCGCCCCGGCCCGGTGGGCGGATCCGCAACGTATGGCGCACCTGAGCCGCGAGCGCAAACGTGCCCTGCCAGACCTCACCAGTTCCAGCTTTGTCAATGCGGCCATCAGCGCGCGGCTTTGCGAACAGCCCGAGCGCTTTATCCAGTCTGGTCTTGAAAGTTACTATGATCTCATCAATCTTGTTGAAATGATAAAGAATGGTCTTCATCCGGCCATTGATAAAGATGCCACAATTGATTTTTTTACCTACTCCATCGGAACCCTTCTCGGCGACCTTCTTATGATGGCAAACATGTCGGGGTATTTCTCGGCATCGCGGCATATTTCCTTTTGCGGCGGGCCTGTCGTAAGCGGTCTGCACCCGGAATCAAAATTTATTCTCGACAGCGAAGCTGTAGGCAAACTCAGGGAGTGCCTGCTCTCAACAGACCGGCTTGAAGTTTTGCTCTCGGACAACACCGAGTTTGAAAAGGCCTTTCGCTGCATGCTTGATTATGGGATAGGCAGCAGTGAGCGGGAGGAACGTCTGAGGTGTATGGGGGCACGGCGATATGTGATCGCCCTGGCCGATGACCATGTTGTAATGGTTAACGAAATTCGCAATACTTTTGGCGAAAAAGAAAAAAATGGCATCCATGTGGAAATTATGCAGTATACCTACAAATACAGACATGAAGACCCGTTCCCTGTGCTCACAAAAATGTACAGTAATATTGACAGGCAGTTTCAGCGTACATTTGACAGAATTTGCAATTTTTTGAAAAGATAGATGGGGTGAATTTTTATGACAGAGGAGGAATCTTTCAGCCAAATCACACTGGTTTGCCCGGGGTTCCCCCTCCGCTAAACCGGACGCCAGCGTTTTGTAATGGTATTTTAAAAAAGTTTTACAACGCAGCGCCAGCCTGCGCGTTGCGCATGCTGGCGCTGTATCCACCAGCGATGGCAGAAAAAGTCATCACCTCCCTGTCGCGAGCATCCAGAACAAAAGGATGCGCCCCTTCTCGCTCCTCTCGCCCTTCCCCCTCGTCGCTCAATCCCCAGTCCGGCAGAGCCACCAACGCTGATTTTATTGCGGTGCAAAACCATGCCAGTGTGCGCCTTGCATGGCTGGCTGTCGGTTAGCTGTGCCACAACGGCTGCTCTGGCGCATTATCCTGACATTCCGCATACGGTTAGCCGAGAAGCCCATCGGCAAACAGTCGCCGACCAGGCAACCACTGGATAGGCCAAAAGCCATACGCCGGAAGCCCACACCCAAGAGGTCTATGTACAGCGGCAGGGGCAGTGCCCCTTCAGTCTTGCCCGTCGTTCCGCAGGGCATGAGCTGCCGCCAGAATTCGCAGGCCAATGTAAAATGTGGCGTTATCATGCCATGCCCATGCTCAAGCTTGGTTACAGAAGCTCCGCGTTCTGCCTGCTTAAAAATCGCCAGAGCATGGCTGTGGGCCGTCGGGGCGATTTCACCGCAAGGACCTGCAAAATTATCAATCTCGCAAATGCTATCTCATTTTTTAAATCAACCAGACATTATGATTAATGAAATGATTGTTTATATTATTTTTATATTTTTGACTTTTATTAATTGTATAAAATAAAAAATTCCAAATGTGTTGTAGCGAACAGACGATGTATATTTTTTGTATGACTGTTAGCAAAGCTGGAAAAATCTTTAAATATGTAGTCATAAAAGTTCTATAAAAGCCACATTAACAATACATATTATAATAAAAGCATAATTAATGTAGTTAATTTAACTGCTTTTATGTAACACATTAATAAAATTAATTTAAAAAATTCAAGTTTTTTTACCGAAGCTCAGCCTTTGCCTAGTCAGCAAACAATAATCAGCAGCAATATATTTTGCATCAATATTGCCATGCTCATTGCCTGGCAAGCTAGCTTTCCGCCAATGCGCATGCAGGTGCAGTCAAACTATTACCGGGAGAGCAATATGTATTTCTTCAAGAAGATTATGAT is from Desulfovibrio desulfuricans and encodes:
- a CDS encoding DUF6051 family protein, which produces MLYSKLVTLFSDGVSFSEDEVPLGDNLVVRNFSFHSPERQRVGPAHSQIAASATGSEVDEEIQENNNFRYHVMMPAQMKKARNVVIMLHGLNERYWTKYLPWAASVVEATGHAVVLFPLAFHMNRAPARWADPQRMAHLSRERKRALPDLTSSSFVNAAISARLCEQPERFIQSGLESYYDLINLVEMIKNGLHPAIDKDATIDFFTYSIGTLLGDLLMMANMSGYFSASRHISFCGGPVVSGLHPESKFILDSEAVGKLRECLLSTDRLEVLLSDNTEFEKAFRCMLDYGIGSSEREERLRCMGARRYVIALADDHVVMVNEIRNTFGEKEKNGIHVEIMQYTYKYRHEDPFPVLTKMYSNIDRQFQRTFDRICNFLKR